One window from the genome of Fulvivirga lutea encodes:
- a CDS encoding TonB-dependent receptor: protein MRGIITGIALLFLVGTAKSQNVDFRVPEHKIGVSLTEFLNEIEEKEYVKFFFLPEWTAQITVTTSYKDQPIATALQSILAGRSINIEYIYDYGIALIKDPTADIIRQEILDNLDGDLTRYTIGDSANANWGSSVRIRGIIKDEKFNEPLVGVTIYANEVQKGTATGADGSYSLSLPVGKHIITYAGLNYQDMNIAFSIYESGKYDVIMEEKPITLDEIVVKDNAEKENFESAVVGRTRITAAELQTIPAFLGEIDVIKSIQLLPGVNSVGEGSAGFNVRGGSVDQNLILLDEGIIFNPNHLFGFFSAFHPDALKEVTFYRGAIPAQYGGRISSVLDVRQKDGDRNEFHGTGGLGIVTSRLMVEGPIAKDKVSFLFAGRTSYSDWLLKQVKNDDVRNSEAFFYDVTGKVTAYINKKNKIAASYYLSNDKFKFSNDTAYYWQNHSASITHESYVNQKLSLFNNFSVGNYNYEVRDEDIDESFSWKYSIDNFQFKSYLNYALEKHLLTAGVDVKGYDFARGDLKPLSSSSNVRNIELNNDRSLEAGIFISDEMQVGNNLIITPGLRYSFYRLFGDHQLFKYNPELPKDDFEIIDTVNYDNGEVAASYSGLEPRLSAKYSLDANNFIKAGFSRSYQYIHLLSNTTAITPIDSWVPSSEYIKPQIGNQYSIGYFKRMPVKKLTASVEVFYKQIDNVPEYKDGAQLALKQNIETELVNSEADIRGLEFSIQKDGRLSGEFNYTYTSSRRRTSSQFESLQVNNNEFFPANYDQPHNIKINANYDISRRHVLSFNFNLASGRPITAPVERFEIDGVLVANYTERNQYRIPTYHRLDVSLLIRTNHKKDKKWEGSWSFTIYNVYSRRNAYSVFFQESESGRPTAYKLSVLGSAFPSITYNFKF from the coding sequence ATGCGAGGAATCATTACAGGCATCGCTTTATTATTTTTAGTGGGCACAGCCAAAAGTCAGAATGTAGATTTTCGAGTTCCAGAACACAAGATAGGTGTTTCACTTACAGAATTCTTAAATGAAATTGAGGAAAAAGAATATGTAAAATTCTTCTTCCTACCAGAATGGACTGCCCAAATTACAGTGACTACCAGTTATAAAGATCAGCCAATTGCTACTGCCCTTCAAAGTATATTAGCGGGTAGGTCGATTAATATAGAGTATATTTACGATTATGGTATTGCATTAATCAAAGATCCTACTGCCGATATCATTCGACAAGAAATTTTAGATAACCTAGATGGTGATTTAACAAGATATACCATTGGAGACTCAGCCAATGCCAATTGGGGTAGCAGCGTTCGCATTAGAGGTATTATAAAAGATGAAAAATTTAATGAACCCCTCGTAGGAGTAACTATTTACGCTAACGAAGTGCAAAAAGGAACGGCAACTGGGGCAGACGGAAGTTACTCTTTAAGCCTACCAGTTGGTAAACACATCATCACTTATGCCGGACTAAATTATCAAGATATGAATATCGCTTTTTCGATTTATGAGTCGGGAAAGTACGATGTGATTATGGAAGAAAAACCCATCACACTTGATGAAATTGTAGTGAAAGACAATGCAGAAAAGGAAAATTTTGAAAGTGCAGTAGTAGGTAGAACGCGTATAACAGCTGCAGAATTGCAGACGATCCCAGCCTTCTTAGGCGAAATAGATGTTATTAAAAGTATTCAGCTTCTTCCTGGAGTTAATAGCGTGGGAGAAGGAAGTGCAGGTTTTAATGTGCGGGGAGGTAGTGTTGATCAAAACTTAATATTATTGGATGAAGGCATCATATTCAACCCTAACCATCTATTCGGTTTTTTCTCGGCTTTTCACCCTGACGCTTTAAAAGAAGTGACGTTTTATAGAGGCGCGATTCCAGCGCAATATGGCGGCAGAATCTCTTCTGTATTAGATGTTAGACAAAAAGATGGCGACAGGAATGAGTTTCATGGAACAGGCGGTTTGGGTATTGTTACCAGCCGATTGATGGTGGAAGGCCCAATAGCTAAAGACAAGGTGAGCTTTCTGTTTGCAGGTAGAACATCATACTCAGACTGGCTGCTAAAACAAGTTAAGAATGATGATGTAAGAAACAGCGAAGCTTTCTTTTACGATGTAACCGGCAAAGTAACGGCCTATATTAATAAAAAGAATAAGATAGCAGCAAGCTACTATTTAAGTAATGATAAGTTCAAGTTTTCAAATGACACGGCCTATTATTGGCAAAACCATAGTGCATCAATCACTCATGAAAGTTATGTAAACCAAAAACTCTCACTATTTAACAACTTTTCTGTTGGCAACTACAATTATGAGGTTAGAGATGAAGATATAGACGAGTCATTTTCTTGGAAATATAGTATCGACAATTTTCAATTCAAGTCATACCTGAACTATGCACTTGAAAAGCATCTTTTAACGGCTGGCGTTGATGTAAAAGGTTATGATTTTGCTAGAGGTGACCTTAAGCCACTATCAAGCTCATCCAATGTACGGAATATTGAGTTGAACAATGATAGATCGCTGGAAGCCGGAATCTTTATTAGTGACGAGATGCAGGTTGGAAATAACCTTATTATTACGCCAGGCTTAAGGTATTCTTTCTATCGACTATTTGGCGATCATCAATTGTTTAAATACAACCCTGAACTACCTAAGGATGATTTCGAGATAATAGATACTGTTAACTATGATAATGGAGAAGTGGCTGCCAGTTATTCTGGGCTGGAGCCTCGCTTGTCTGCAAAATATAGCCTGGATGCTAATAACTTTATCAAGGCAGGATTTAGCAGGTCTTATCAATACATTCACTTATTGTCCAATACAACGGCCATTACCCCGATTGATTCCTGGGTGCCTAGTTCAGAATATATCAAACCACAGATAGGTAATCAATATTCTATTGGTTATTTCAAAAGAATGCCTGTGAAAAAGCTTACTGCTTCGGTAGAGGTATTTTACAAACAAATTGATAATGTGCCTGAATATAAAGATGGCGCCCAGTTAGCATTAAAACAGAATATTGAAACCGAATTAGTAAATAGTGAAGCCGATATAAGGGGGCTTGAATTTTCTATTCAAAAAGATGGCCGATTGTCGGGAGAATTTAATTACACCTACACTTCTTCGAGAAGAAGGACTTCCTCGCAGTTTGAGAGCTTGCAAGTGAATAACAACGAGTTTTTTCCTGCGAACTACGACCAGCCGCATAATATCAAAATCAATGCTAATTATGACATTTCAAGAAGGCACGTACTTTCTTTTAATTTCAACCTGGCTTCTGGAAGACCAATTACTGCACCAGTAGAACGATTTGAAATAGATGGTGTTTTGGTGGCTAATTACACCGAAAGGAATCAGTACAGAATACCGACTTATCACAGGTTGGATGTGTCGTTATTGATTAGGACTAATCACAAAAAGGATAAAAAGTGGGAAGGTAGCTGGTCGTTTACGATTTACAATGTGTACTCCAGAAGAAACGCATATTCCGTTTTCTTTCAGGAAAGTGAGAGTGGTAGGCCAACCGCCTATAAACTTTCTGTTTTGGGATCAGCCTTTCCTTCTATCACCTATAATTTTAAGTTTTAA
- a CDS encoding DUF4249 domain-containing protein, producing the protein MKSLVNISLCFVILCGCIDPINFEIDSNNDGNIVIDALITDREGTSRVIVSKSIAYSDNSSNPSINKVRNAQVILNAGADQIIFSENGLGTYIPPSDFKAIEGIDYKLVIELSEGEKLESTVQRLVKNAGIDIVNKEYNFRSTLSKNNVEVSKGGVELFLDTDILEEDNKYYRWQFTGTYQIETKPYLSVVPPPPPCGTAPPPDCTCCICWVIEHENLIISDPNFISGKIKNVPIAFIENSEGRFQEKYHFNIDQFSITQEEHEFWKRIKNQKEQNSIFAQQVGEIPSNIHTVDKENSAVRGYFSVSSIVSASGYLTREDVPERVSVLPELIGTCLGFEGATNIKPPYWE; encoded by the coding sequence ATGAAGAGCTTAGTCAACATATCATTATGTTTTGTGATCCTTTGTGGATGCATTGATCCAATTAATTTTGAAATTGATTCGAATAACGATGGCAACATAGTTATAGATGCACTCATAACAGATAGGGAAGGGACTAGCCGAGTTATTGTGTCTAAATCAATTGCCTATTCTGACAATTCTTCTAATCCATCTATTAACAAAGTAAGAAATGCACAAGTTATTTTGAATGCAGGTGCCGATCAAATTATTTTTAGTGAAAATGGATTAGGCACATACATCCCTCCATCAGATTTCAAAGCTATTGAAGGTATAGATTACAAGTTGGTAATTGAGTTAAGTGAAGGCGAGAAACTTGAAAGTACTGTACAGAGGTTAGTGAAGAATGCCGGTATTGATATAGTGAATAAAGAATATAATTTTAGATCAACGCTAAGTAAAAATAATGTTGAGGTTAGTAAGGGTGGTGTTGAACTATTTCTCGACACCGATATTTTAGAAGAAGATAATAAGTATTATAGATGGCAGTTTACTGGAACTTATCAAATTGAAACTAAGCCTTATCTGTCTGTAGTTCCACCCCCTCCTCCTTGTGGTACTGCACCACCGCCAGATTGTACATGTTGTATATGTTGGGTAATAGAGCATGAGAATCTAATTATATCAGACCCTAATTTCATTAGCGGTAAGATTAAAAATGTTCCTATTGCATTCATAGAAAATTCTGAAGGAAGATTTCAAGAAAAATATCATTTCAATATTGATCAATTTTCCATAACTCAGGAAGAGCACGAATTTTGGAAGCGAATTAAAAATCAAAAAGAACAGAACTCGATTTTTGCTCAACAAGTTGGTGAGATCCCTTCTAACATCCATACGGTCGACAAAGAAAATAGTGCAGTTAGAGGATATTTTAGTGTATCATCAATTGTATCTGCAAGTGGTTATCTTACACGGGAAGATGTTCCTGAAAGAGTTTCGGTCTTACCTGAATTAATAGGAACTTGCCTGGGATTTGAAGGTGCCACCAATATTAAACCACCATATTGGGAATAA
- a CDS encoding DUF4249 domain-containing protein, producing MGKIFRLIFIILSSFWAFQSCIDPINVDVESTESNLVVDALITDQEGPYNVKLSYSTGYFDNENTKAVIGADLNIVTNDGSIIQLSESSSGNYLTPESFQGKIGSSYILNITLADGRSYKSTQETIQPNAGIDTLLFNYEVRSGLNDKNIEIEFDGINLFITTREIDENRFYRWRYESIYEIRTNPELREKKVDGGSVPDPPLCSGYIVDNSTGQVVLVGPCTCCQCWVKNFSQKVKVSDPNFISGQIKNYNIDFLKDERGIFNYKYFIEIEQLSLTKGAHEFWSQIEQQQNQGSLFDQPTGRIKSNIESLNDPDEIVLGYFGVSSIKKKSGFITPQLFPIRTSPPDSVLDDCTKVIGSSNERPPFW from the coding sequence ATGGGGAAAATATTTAGACTTATATTTATAATACTATCTAGTTTTTGGGCATTTCAGAGCTGTATTGATCCAATAAATGTTGATGTAGAATCAACCGAAAGTAATTTAGTCGTTGACGCATTAATAACTGACCAAGAAGGGCCATACAACGTCAAATTATCTTATTCAACTGGTTATTTCGATAATGAAAACACAAAGGCGGTAATTGGTGCAGATTTAAATATTGTTACTAATGATGGGTCAATCATTCAGCTATCTGAATCATCATCTGGCAACTATCTTACCCCAGAGTCATTCCAGGGGAAAATAGGTTCTAGTTACATACTCAACATTACCCTCGCTGACGGTCGATCTTATAAATCAACCCAAGAGACAATACAACCCAATGCTGGTATTGATACATTATTATTTAATTATGAGGTTAGAAGCGGCTTAAACGATAAAAATATTGAGATCGAATTCGATGGCATAAATCTTTTTATAACAACAAGGGAAATTGATGAAAATCGATTTTATCGTTGGAGATATGAATCAATTTATGAGATTCGTACCAATCCAGAACTTCGTGAGAAGAAAGTTGATGGAGGATCGGTTCCTGATCCGCCATTATGCAGTGGATATATTGTTGATAATTCTACTGGACAAGTTGTCTTGGTTGGCCCCTGTACATGCTGTCAATGTTGGGTTAAGAATTTCTCACAAAAGGTTAAAGTTTCTGATCCTAATTTTATAAGCGGTCAGATTAAAAATTACAATATTGATTTTCTGAAAGATGAAAGAGGAATATTTAATTACAAATACTTTATTGAAATTGAACAATTATCTCTTACGAAGGGAGCACATGAATTTTGGTCACAAATTGAACAGCAACAAAATCAGGGGTCACTATTTGACCAACCAACGGGTAGAATTAAATCAAATATAGAATCTCTAAATGATCCAGATGAAATTGTACTTGGATACTTTGGTGTTTCATCGATAAAAAAGAAATCTGGATTTATAACACCGCAGCTATTTCCCATTCGCACTAGTCCACCTGATAGCGTCCTGGATGACTGCACAAAAGTAATTGGATCAAGTAATGAAAGGCCTCCATTCTGGTAA
- a CDS encoding DUF4249 domain-containing protein, which yields MKNSVQIASLILFMLLGCIDPVNVDVESEAGNLVVDALITDEEGPYSVKLFYSTGYFDNSRSKPASSADVFILSGNGSIIQLNESSAGLYTTPTSFKGQVGTSYVLNITLSNGKSYRSLPETLTTNAGIDTLAFSYEVKNEVSKENVVTDYDGINVLLTTGDVSESPFYRWRYSAIYEILTFPEQKTKKVELQTIPDPPACSGYVYDALTETLEQIAPCTCCKCWVDEYSQKVIVSKPEFISGQIQNFNIGFIRDEKGRFGFKYFIEVEQLSLSKGAHQFWSQVEQQQNQGSLFDQPTGRIKSNIQSIDDPDEIVLGYFSASSVKKVSGFVTSELFPINVSTGDIIQDDCTKVSNSTNERPPFW from the coding sequence ATGAAAAATTCTGTTCAAATAGCGTCCTTAATATTATTTATGCTTTTAGGCTGTATAGACCCTGTTAATGTTGATGTTGAATCTGAAGCGGGTAATTTGGTTGTAGATGCCTTAATAACAGATGAGGAAGGGCCATATAGTGTTAAACTGTTTTACTCTACAGGATATTTTGACAATAGTAGAAGTAAACCTGCGTCAAGTGCAGATGTGTTTATATTATCTGGAAATGGTTCAATTATTCAATTAAACGAATCGTCAGCAGGCCTTTATACTACACCTACTTCGTTTAAAGGCCAAGTAGGTACTTCTTATGTTTTGAATATTACTCTTTCTAACGGTAAATCATACCGATCTTTACCAGAAACCCTTACAACTAATGCGGGTATAGATACATTGGCTTTTAGTTATGAAGTGAAAAATGAAGTAAGTAAAGAAAATGTAGTTACTGATTATGATGGCATCAATGTTTTATTAACCACTGGTGATGTATCTGAAAGTCCATTTTATAGATGGAGGTACTCAGCCATTTATGAAATATTAACATTCCCAGAACAAAAAACAAAAAAAGTTGAACTGCAGACCATCCCAGACCCACCGGCTTGTAGCGGTTATGTTTATGATGCACTAACCGAAACACTAGAACAAATAGCACCTTGTACTTGTTGCAAATGCTGGGTTGATGAATATTCTCAGAAAGTTATAGTATCCAAGCCCGAATTTATTTCGGGACAAATACAAAATTTTAATATTGGTTTCATAAGAGACGAAAAAGGACGCTTTGGGTTCAAATATTTTATTGAGGTTGAGCAATTGTCCTTATCGAAAGGTGCACATCAATTTTGGTCACAAGTGGAACAACAGCAAAACCAAGGATCTTTATTCGATCAACCAACTGGTAGAATTAAATCCAATATCCAATCAATAGATGATCCTGATGAAATTGTGCTTGGTTATTTTAGTGCTTCTTCAGTTAAAAAAGTCTCTGGATTTGTTACTTCAGAGTTGTTCCCAATAAATGTTTCAACAGGTGACATTATTCAGGATGACTGCACTAAAGTTTCAAACTCAACAAACGAAAGACCCCCATTCTGGTAA
- a CDS encoding 5-formyltetrahydrofolate cyclo-ligase, producing MASKQVLREVYLAKRLTLTEEEYGRRNELILNKVLALIAEVNPLIIHFFLPIKSKREIDLTSVIDQFPSSKFVIPKTESNGELKHFIFNSETKMLQNKWGIMEPQEGIEVDPKDIDLVIVPLIIADKLGHRIGYGKGYYDRFLAKIEALKVGVSLQPLLDKIDYSEATDVELDKVITPYEQRIIS from the coding sequence ATGGCCAGTAAGCAGGTTTTAAGAGAAGTATACTTAGCCAAACGTTTAACACTTACAGAAGAAGAGTATGGCAGGAGAAACGAACTTATTTTAAACAAAGTTTTGGCTCTTATTGCCGAAGTTAACCCCTTAATAATTCACTTCTTCTTACCAATTAAAAGCAAAAGAGAAATTGATTTAACATCCGTTATTGATCAATTTCCTTCAAGTAAATTTGTTATTCCAAAAACAGAAAGTAATGGTGAACTGAAGCATTTTATTTTTAATTCAGAAACTAAGATGCTTCAAAATAAATGGGGAATAATGGAGCCTCAGGAAGGTATAGAGGTTGATCCAAAAGATATTGACCTCGTTATTGTCCCCTTAATTATAGCCGATAAGTTAGGACATCGAATTGGCTACGGTAAAGGTTATTACGATCGATTTTTGGCAAAGATTGAAGCACTTAAAGTAGGAGTATCTCTCCAGCCTTTGTTAGACAAAATCGATTATTCAGAGGCAACAGATGTCGAGTTGGATAAGGTAATTACTCCTTACGAGCAGAGGATAATTTCTTAG